Proteins encoded within one genomic window of Bdellovibrio bacteriovorus:
- a CDS encoding Lrp/AsnC family transcriptional regulator, which translates to MTLDDVDRKILSLLKEDARLQYAEIGKKVNLSAPAVHARVKKMETNGIIKRYTIDMEPEPLGASLCAFVRIAKSKGTSASIAHHFKKIKQIEECHGVAGEDCIYIKLRTQSTNELSKLIDEIRSIEGVDRTVTVVVLETHFERGLQA; encoded by the coding sequence ATGACTCTTGATGATGTCGACAGAAAAATATTAAGTTTATTGAAAGAAGACGCCCGACTTCAGTACGCCGAAATAGGCAAAAAAGTAAACCTCTCCGCCCCCGCCGTCCACGCCCGAGTCAAAAAGATGGAAACCAACGGCATCATTAAAAGATACACCATCGACATGGAACCAGAACCCCTAGGAGCCAGCCTCTGCGCCTTCGTAAGAATCGCAAAAAGCAAAGGCACCTCCGCCTCCATCGCCCACCACTTCAAAAAAATAAAACAAATCGAAGAATGCCACGGCGTCGCCGGCGAAGACTGCATCTACATAAAACTAAGAACCCAATCCACCAACGAACTCTCAAAATTAATAGACGAAATCAGAAGCATAGAAGGCGTAGACCGAACAGTCACAGTAGTAGTCCTAGAAACCCACTTCGAAAGAGGCCTCCAAGCTTAA
- a CDS encoding alpha/beta hydrolase, whose amino-acid sequence MISTNLFKHKFIPAKKKSEFLMIVLHGRGDSIRPFYSFNDELNIPEMNYLLLNAPRRFMDGYTWYGEPPFQSNGVLKIREKLFDLLNDLENQGWDPKKIFLFGFSQGCLISADVGLNYPKKLAGVVGISGYFNFYPRWRSNLSMEARHTPWLFTHGHQDDILPLEETKYGVEKLKDAGLKVDWVEMDKDHSLQDEEYPIIRKWVRDQLSELKK is encoded by the coding sequence ATGATTTCGACGAATTTATTTAAGCATAAGTTTATCCCCGCAAAAAAGAAGTCCGAATTTTTGATGATTGTTTTGCACGGTCGCGGTGACAGCATTCGTCCGTTTTATTCCTTTAATGATGAGCTGAATATTCCAGAAATGAATTATCTTCTGTTGAATGCGCCTCGCCGTTTTATGGATGGTTACACTTGGTATGGAGAGCCTCCGTTTCAAAGTAACGGTGTACTTAAAATTCGGGAAAAGCTTTTTGATCTGTTAAATGATTTAGAAAATCAGGGCTGGGATCCGAAAAAGATCTTTCTATTTGGTTTTTCTCAAGGCTGTCTGATCAGTGCTGACGTGGGTTTGAATTATCCTAAGAAGCTGGCCGGCGTTGTAGGCATCAGTGGGTATTTTAATTTCTATCCTCGCTGGCGTTCGAATTTATCTATGGAAGCCCGCCACACACCATGGCTATTCACCCACGGTCATCAAGACGATATTCTTCCTCTAGAGGAAACTAAGTACGGCGTTGAGAAATTGAAAGATGCCGGGCTGAAAGTCGACTGGGTAGAGATGGATAAAGACCATTCTCTTCAGGATGAAGAGTATCCGATCATCCGTAAATGGGTGCGCGATCAGCTTTCCGAACTTAAAAAATAA
- a CDS encoding S41 family peptidase produces the protein MSRTSYRDTSKVKSVEDYWAETGLGPEALEDLLQDQTCSSSERYYLACANAVLTIAGRFNLSLTQDGKLVSADDVSTDMSSEKKQLAPWREFFSKDTAKAVKVSFFNAWKELEKKHISENQKSWMVGMGLNGFISVFRDPHTYLMPVSQFKEVVSKADNRSTSLGITLGQSALGYVVRKVTEGSPAKLAGVEKGDLLVSVNGKKVRGLMQVRVSELLKGEVGDVTSVVVERDGEKKKFRLRRTEITVATVSTRVIDGIKPIAVVGINKFAKGACDKVKESLEIVRKSHVRGMLLDLRDNPGGQMEEAACIASLFVGGDKKIFEVRYLDPTKKPEEYYGGEEKMFSLPMAILINGSSASAAEIVAGALRDLNRAVLVGEKTFGKGSFQEGEYWSQNKKIALFETKGFYYLPSGRSPQMKGLEPDVAVNFEKISVSRESDQFMNPLLAPEKQVRSSMAYSSGDCLEMEELGSGDDVQLTKARQVLFCSRSVARAGL, from the coding sequence TTGTCGCGTACTTCTTACCGCGACACTTCCAAGGTGAAGTCTGTTGAAGACTACTGGGCTGAGACGGGGCTCGGCCCAGAAGCCTTGGAAGACCTTTTACAAGATCAAACCTGCAGCAGTTCAGAGCGCTACTATTTGGCTTGTGCCAACGCGGTCTTAACTATCGCGGGTCGCTTCAATCTATCCCTGACTCAAGACGGAAAACTGGTTTCTGCTGACGATGTGTCCACTGACATGAGTTCAGAGAAAAAACAGCTCGCTCCATGGAGAGAGTTTTTCTCGAAAGACACAGCAAAGGCAGTGAAAGTTTCATTCTTCAATGCTTGGAAAGAACTAGAGAAAAAGCACATTTCTGAAAATCAAAAATCTTGGATGGTGGGAATGGGCCTTAATGGTTTCATTTCTGTCTTTCGTGATCCGCACACTTACTTGATGCCTGTTTCTCAATTTAAAGAAGTTGTTTCGAAAGCGGACAATCGTTCGACTTCTTTGGGAATCACTTTGGGGCAATCGGCTTTAGGTTATGTGGTTCGTAAAGTGACCGAGGGCAGCCCGGCAAAGTTGGCCGGAGTTGAAAAAGGGGACTTGTTAGTTTCCGTGAACGGTAAAAAAGTCCGCGGTTTGATGCAAGTGCGTGTCTCTGAACTTTTAAAAGGCGAAGTCGGTGACGTGACTTCTGTTGTTGTTGAACGTGATGGAGAAAAGAAAAAGTTCCGTCTTCGTCGTACTGAGATCACCGTGGCCACAGTTTCTACTCGTGTGATTGATGGTATCAAGCCCATCGCTGTTGTAGGCATCAACAAGTTTGCAAAAGGTGCTTGTGACAAAGTGAAAGAGTCTTTAGAGATCGTTAGAAAATCCCACGTCCGTGGAATGCTTTTGGATCTTCGTGATAATCCAGGTGGTCAAATGGAAGAAGCCGCTTGTATTGCGAGCCTTTTTGTTGGCGGCGATAAAAAGATCTTTGAAGTTCGTTATCTAGATCCAACAAAAAAGCCTGAAGAGTACTATGGTGGTGAAGAGAAAATGTTCTCGTTGCCGATGGCGATTCTTATCAATGGTTCTTCTGCCAGTGCGGCTGAAATCGTTGCGGGTGCATTACGTGACTTGAACCGTGCTGTTCTTGTGGGCGAGAAAACTTTCGGTAAAGGTTCATTCCAAGAGGGTGAATACTGGTCGCAAAACAAGAAGATCGCTCTTTTTGAAACCAAAGGTTTTTACTATCTTCCATCGGGACGTTCTCCGCAGATGAAGGGCTTAGAGCCGGACGTGGCAGTGAACTTTGAAAAGATCTCTGTTTCAAGAGAGTCTGATCAGTTCATGAATCCATTGTTAGCTCCTGAAAAGCAAGTGCGCTCGTCCATGGCGTATTCTTCGGGAGATTGCCTTGAGATGGAAGAGCTGGGTTCTGGTGATGACGTTCAATTGACGAAGGCGCGCCAAGTTTTGTTTTGTTCTCGTTCTGTGGCTAGAGCAGGTTTATGA
- a CDS encoding murein L,D-transpeptidase catalytic domain family protein: MTKKTLLSSLVLTAYLGLAACAGNSEDLSSTETLQDDATQEQVFDSTAQTENPEAANMVEENAVATSTKSAILKEYDYVDPNRAINTDALAKALIYFDSNKSKIKNKNYVSVIDFGSKSTKARFHIIDMKTGKVWSIHVAHGKGSDSNHDGYAEKFSNKSGSKASSLGYYLTGSTYNGSNGLSLRLDGLSSTNSNARGRAVVIHGASYVKEKSVIQGRSWGCPAVASSLKTKVINMLKNGTLIYAYAN; this comes from the coding sequence ATGACGAAAAAAACATTACTAAGCTCACTTGTGTTGACTGCTTACCTAGGACTAGCTGCATGCGCAGGAAACAGTGAAGACTTAAGTTCCACGGAGACGTTGCAAGACGATGCCACTCAAGAGCAAGTATTTGACTCTACGGCTCAGACAGAAAACCCAGAAGCAGCCAATATGGTTGAAGAGAATGCGGTTGCAACAAGTACTAAATCTGCGATCTTAAAAGAGTACGATTACGTGGATCCAAACAGAGCTATTAATACCGATGCTCTGGCAAAAGCTTTGATTTATTTCGATTCAAATAAATCAAAAATCAAAAATAAGAACTATGTTTCTGTGATCGACTTCGGATCGAAATCCACAAAAGCTCGCTTCCATATTATTGATATGAAAACGGGTAAAGTATGGAGCATCCACGTAGCTCACGGTAAAGGTTCTGACTCGAACCACGACGGTTACGCAGAGAAGTTCAGCAACAAGTCGGGTTCTAAAGCGAGCTCTTTGGGTTATTACCTGACGGGCAGCACTTACAACGGAAGCAATGGTTTGTCTTTAAGACTTGATGGTCTTTCTTCCACAAACTCAAATGCGCGCGGTCGTGCGGTTGTTATCCACGGTGCTAGCTATGTAAAAGAAAAGTCAGTGATCCAAGGTCGTAGCTGGGGTTGCCCTGCAGTGGCGAGCTCACTAAAAACTAAAGTTATTAACATGTTGAAAAATGGTACTTTGATCTACGCTTACGCGAACTAA
- a CDS encoding DUF2917 domain-containing protein, with protein sequence MAYMVYQIKIHKGELWNPARVLVPDAYKVLVGKAWVTMEGSLEDYIIGEGELLPLPRAGTLIEALTDELIVEGVSLNKNSK encoded by the coding sequence ATGGCTTATATGGTTTATCAGATTAAGATTCATAAAGGCGAGCTATGGAATCCTGCGAGAGTCCTTGTACCGGATGCGTATAAGGTTTTAGTGGGGAAGGCTTGGGTGACTATGGAAGGATCTCTTGAGGACTATATCATTGGCGAAGGGGAGTTATTGCCCTTGCCTCGGGCGGGGACATTGATTGAAGCCCTCACCGATGAACTTATCGTTGAGGGCGTGTCTTTAAATAAGAATTCTAAATAG